The sequence below is a genomic window from Terriglobales bacterium.
CGATCCAATAGCCAAGTTCGGCGCGGTTATGCTCCAAGTGGGCGGCAAGGCCAATGCCGCCGCACAGTCGCTCACTCTCTTGTAGAAATATTCCGAAGCGCGCGCCTTCCCGCTTCTCCCAGACGGAATCGCTGTATTCGAGAAACTTGAGCGCGTCTTCTTCGGTGTATGGATGGGGAATTCGCAGCGTCGTCGCGGCGACTTCGCGAGCGCCGATCAGCGGCAGGATCTGGGGAATATCGTCTCGACACAGCGGACGCAGTATCAGACGACTGGTCTTCAGTACCACAGCATTGGTTGGCAGGTTCATTGGGAGTTCCGCGAAGTCGGCTCCTTCGAGATGACAGCTCCGCTAGCGTCAGTATCATGAGAGTAACGGAGCAGGGGCAATCTTGCTGACGATAGCAAGCCCAGATGCAACAATCTGAATTGCATCCTAACCACCGCATGGCCACGCTGAGCACGTCCCCGCCGCAATCCAGATTGGCTGGCGCGTTCCGGTCGCTGCGACACCGCAATTTCCAGCTCTTCTTCGCCGGACAGCTCATCTCGCTGATCGGCACTTGGATGCAGAGCGTCGCCGAATCATGGCTGGTCTACCGGCTCACGGGGTCTTCCCTGCTGCTCGGGACGGTGGCATTTTGCGCCCAGGTTCCTATCTTCCTGCTTTCGCCCGTGGCCGGAGCCGTGGTCGACCGCCGCAATCGGCACCGCATAGTCATCGCAACGCAGACCACGTCGATGCTGCTTGCGTTCACTCTTGCCATGCTCACGCTATCCCACGTTGTGCGCGTCTGGCAGATCTTTGTCCTCGCTTCGCTACTCGGTTTTGTAAACGCGTTCGACATTCCGGCACGCCAGGCGTTCATCGTAGAAATGGTCGGCAAGGACGATCTTATGAACGCCATCGCCTTGAACTCCTCAATGTTTAACGGGGCGCGCATCATCGGCCCTGCGATTGCCGGCATTCTTGTAGCCAGCATTGGCGAAGGCTGGTGCTTTTTCGGAAATTCCGTCAGCTACATCGCCGTGATCACCGGACTGCTGATGATGAAGGTCTCTCCTCGTGAGCTATCCCGCCACACATCAGCGTTGACCGCGATCAAAGAAGGTTTTCAGTGGGTGTTCAACACCAAGCCCATCTTTTTTCTGCTGCTTCTGGTTGGCCTCGTAAGTTTGGTGGGAATGCCGTACGCCGTACTCATGCCTATCTTCGCCGACCGCATTCTGCACAGTGGTGCGCGCGGTCTTGGCATCTTGATGGGATTCAGTGGCGCTGGAGCTCTGATCGGGGCACTAGCTTTGGCTGCTAAGTCCGGACTCAAAGGCCTAGGCACGTGGGTGATGGCATCGTCAGCCTGCTTCGGCGTTTTCCTTGCCATGTTTGGTTTTTCGCGAATGTTCTGGGTTTCGGCGGTGCTGCTCATTCCTGTGGGCATGTTCATGATGGTGCAAATGGCGTCGACGAACACCCTCATTCAATCCATGGTGCCGGACCGACTCCGCGGCCGCGTGATGTCGGTGTACTCCATGATGATGATGGGCATGGCCCCACTGGGTGCATTGCTGGCCGGCGGGCTCTCGAATCGCATCGGCGCACCTCTCACCGTCGCCATTGGCGGCTTCTGCTCAGTTCTGGGATCAATCTGGTTCGGCTCGCGCCTGCCGGTTCTGCGGGGCGAAGCTCGACGTCTGATCATTGCTCAGGCATACGCAGGCGGCGATCCGCCGCAGGAGATGACCACGGTGCGCGAGGACTGAATCGCAACCCGAAGACACATCCGTGACGGGTAGGCTCGTCGGGCGTTTCGTGGCCGCGTTCTCCATGGTTGCATATGAGGTTGAAGTAGTTTCCTTGTCCGGATTCGGGTGGAAGCCCTCGACCCTAATCGAGGGCACCACGGCGAACCCGCGCGCCTCGCAGCAAGCACACAGCGCCGCTCTAGCGTTGGCCCGTGCACGCGCGCTTCGCGCGTGCGCTAAAGCGCGGCTCTCTCTCGCCTCCATAGACGCACGGCTTCGCTGCGTGCATCCCGACTGAAGTCGGGAGCTACCACCGAAGACCAACCGGCTCTTTCTCGGAGCGAACCCGCTCAAACGATCTGCAGTACACTTCGCTGTGATGATCCGGGATCTCTCACTCGACCACAAGCCCGTCAGTAATTTTCTCGATCAGACAAGCGGGGATACTGCTCGTTACCGCCTCAGCAGCGACCAATTAGCGTTCTTCCGTGACCATGGATACCTCAGCGGTGTGCGCATTTTGGATGACGATCAGGTCGAAACTCTGCGCAAGGAGCTCGCAGAATTAACCGATTCGTCTCATCCAGGCCACGAGCTTTTCTACGAATACCACTCGAATGAGTCGGGAGACCCCAATACCGTTCTCTTCCACGCACTGGGAGCCTGGCGAATCACACCGGGCTTTCACGATCAGCTGTGGAACCCGGCATTCACAGTTCCGGCATCGCAGTTGCTCGAAGGACCAGTGCGTTTCTGGCACGATCAGCTCTTCTGCAAGCCGGCCCACCATGGCGGAGTCGTAGCCTGGCATCAGGATTATTCCTACTGGACGCGCACCCAACCACTTGCGCACCTGACCTGCTGGATCGGTCTCGATGACTCCACACGCGAAAACGGCTGCCTCCAGTACATTCCCGGCAGCCACCGCTGGCCCGATCTTCCCATTACGGGACTCGCAGGCGACATGAACGCGATTGAGGCTGTCTTGACCGAAGAACAAAAGCAGCAGTTCAGGAGTCCAGTTGCCGTGGAGCTCAAGCAAGGGGAGGCGTCATTTCATCATCCGCGCCTGGTCCACGGATCATTTGCCAACCACTCCAGCCGCTCACGTCGCGCCACCGTGATCAACGTAATGCGCGATGGCGTTTGTTCGGCCACAAATGAGCCGCTGCTGACGGGAGTTCCCGTAATTCCACGAGGACACAAGGTGGAGGGCCAATTCTTTCCGCTCTTGCTCCCTGGCCAGAATTGACGCAAGTCGAGGCGCCTTTTGCTACCTCCTACACATGCAACAACACCGGCCCAGTCTCTGAGAACAACCCGCGTCCGGCGGCAATCCTCTCATCATAGTTGCTGGTGGAGGACTGTCTCATGCTCAAGGATCTGCTCTCAAATTGGCCTCTGGTGCAGCAAATCAAGACTGGCGCCGATGGCACTGGAACGGAGGCCATGAGTGAGCGCACGCGCAATCTCAAGCCGAAGTTTGATGGCGCGCAGGTGGCTCGGTCCGTTTGCCCATATTGCGGCGTCGGTTGCGGGCAGCTCGCGTTTCATAAGAATGGCAAGCTGATCAGCATTGAGGGAGATCCCGAGTCGCCGATTTCTCGTGGGCATCTCTGTCCGAAAGGGGCCGACAGCTTTGAGCTAGTCACCAGCCCGACGCGTGAAACCAAAGTCAAGTATCGCCGGCCATATTCCCGGGAATGGGAGTCGCTCGATTTGGAGCAGGCGATGGACATGATCGCCGACCGGCTCTGGAAATCGCGCGAAGACACATTCGAAGAAGAAAAAGAGGGTCATCCGGTGATGCAGACCAAGGCCATCGGCCACCTCGGCGGCGCAACCCTCGACAACGAAGAAAACTACCTGATCAAGAAACTATTCAGCGGCGGCCTGGGAATGGTTTGCATCAGCAACCAGGCCCGTATATGACACAGCTCAACGGTTCCCAGTTTGGGAACCTCGTTCGGACGCGGCGGCGCCACCACAGCTCAGCAGGACCTTGCCAACTCTGACGCGATCCTCATTATGGGATCTTCGATGGCAGAAAACCACCCTGTCGGATTCCAGTGGGTGATGGAGGCGCGAAAGCGCGGCGCAAAGATCATTCATGTTGATCCACGGTTCACGCGAACCTCGGCGATGTCCGATATTTGGGTGCCGATGCGTTCTGGGAGCGACATTGCCTTCCTCGGCGGACTCATCCATTACGTTCTCGAACAAGGGAAAGAGTTCCGCGAGTACGTCGTTCATTACACCAACGCTGCGACGATCCTGCGCGATGACGTAAAGCTGCCCGACGATCTTGATGGTGTGTTCTCGGGCTGGGATGAAAAAGAAAAGAAATACTCGCCGGAAACCTGGCTATATAAAGGCGAACCGGCACACAGCGATGCTACGAAGCCCGGGCACGCCAGCGCGGGCGGAGGTCACGGAAAAGATCGTGGCGGAGAAGCCGGCGACCTGACCAAACACGAGATTGATCCCACCCTAAAGAATCCAATGTGCGTCTTCAACGTGCTCAAACGGCACTTCGCGCGTTACACGCCTGAGTTCGTGGAGCGCGTGTGCGGCGTTCCGAAGGAGCAGTTCCTCAAGGTGGCGCACGTATTCTCGAACGCTTCAGGGCCTGACAAAACCGGAGCAATTTGCTATGCCGTCGGCTGGACGCAACATTCAAATGGAGTGCAGATCATTCGGACCGCTGCCATCCTTCAGCTTCTGCTCGGAAATATCGGGCGACCCGGCGGTGGAATTCTTGCCCTGCGTGGTCATGCCAGCATTCAGGGTTCAACGGATATTCCCACGCTCTACGACATCCTTCCTGGCTACATTCCTATGCCATTTTGGGAAAGCGATGCCCATAGCCTCGATCAGTACGTCAAACGCCATCGCAGCAAAGCGGGATGGTGGAGCAATTTTGAGAAGTACATCGTGAGCTTGTTAAAAGCCTGGTACGGCAAAGCAGCAACGAAAGACAACGAGTTTGGCTTCGGTTGGCTGCCGCGAGTCACCGGCGACCATTCTGAGTCGGGCTACTGGCTCGACATGCAGGACGGGAAGATGGAAGGGCTCTTCGTCATGGGCCAGAATCCGGCAGTCGGAGCCGCGAATGGTAGGCTGCAGCGCACTGCTCTTAGCAAATTGAAATGGCTGGTCGTACGTGATTTCGTCGAAACCGAAACGGCCTCCTTCTGGTACGACTCGCAGGAGATCGAGCGCGGTGAGCTGAAGACCGAAGACATCGCTACAGAAATCTTCTTTCTTCCCGCGGCTTCGCACGTAGAGAAAGAGGGCAGCTTCACCAACACGCAGCGTCTGCTTCAGTTCCATGAAAAGGCAGTCGAGCCTCCTGGCGCTTGCCGCAGCGAGACCTGGTTCATGTACCACCTTGGCCGCCGCATGAAGGATAAGGCCAAAGGTTCAACTCGAAAACGCGATGCCGGCCTGAATGCTCTCACCTGGGACTATCCCACCGAAGGCGCGATTCGCGAGCCGAAGGTCGATGCCGTGATTTGCGAGATCAACGGCTATCGCACCGATAAAGGCGAACTGGTGCGCGAATACACCGAGCTGCAGGATGACGGTAGCACCGCCTGTGGCTGCTGGATTTATTCCGGCGTTCATCCCAAACCGGGACACAACATCTCCAACATGCGCAAGCCGCACGACTACCTTGGCCACGGGTGGGGATTCTCTTGGCCATCGGATCGTCGCATCCTGTACAACCGCGCATCGGCCCGTCCGGATGGAAAGCCGTGGAGCGAGCGCAAGAAGCTGGTCTGGTGGGACCAGAACAAACGCCAGTGGACGGGCGAAGACGTGCCCGATTTCAAGAAAGACGTGGCCCCGGATTATCGGCCTGACCCTGGCGCGGAGGGCATGAAAGCAATTGCCGGTGATAAACCGTTCATCATGCATCCTGACGGCGTCGGATGGCTGTGGGTGTCGAGCGGATTGAAAGATGGTCCGCTGCCGACGCACTACGAGCCGCTGGAGCCGGTAGTCAAGAACGAGCTGTATCCAAAGCATCCCCATAATCCTCCGGCTAAGAAAAAGGAGCGTCCGGACAACGCTTACGGCTTCCCGTATGACAAACGGTTCCCGCACGTGCTCACGACGTATCGCTTGACCGAGCATCACACGGCAGGTGGAATGAGCCGCACGCTCTCGCACTTGGCCGAGCTGCAGCCGGAGCTCTTCTGCGAAATCTCTCCCGAAATGGCACAGGAGCTTGGCATCGAGCATGGCGGATACGCGACCATCATGAGCCCGCGCGGAATTATCGAGGCGCGCGTTCTGGTCACACCGCGCATGAGGCCATTCATGGTTGAAGGACGGCGCGTGCATCAAGTCGGACTTCCCTACCACTGGGGCCGCCGGGGCATTGCGGTCGGCGACACAGTGAATGATCTGCTGGCGATCTCCGAAGAGCCAAACGTGCGCATCATGGAAACCAAGGCGCTGATCTGCGACATTCGTCCCGGGCGGCGTCCGCGCGGCAAAGCGGCGCTCGACGAGCTGCACGCAAAGATGAAGGAGGCAGCATGAGCGCAACGACTGCATTCCTTACCGACTCGACGCTCTGTATTGGCTGCAAAGCCTGCGAGGTCGCCTGCAAAGAATGGAACGACCTCGGCGAAGACGGCCTGAACTGGACTGGCTTCTCCTACGACAACACCGGCGCAGTCGGCCACTCGACATGGCGACACGTCAAGTTCGTAGAACATCCGCCCGAGATCGGACACGGCGGAAACAGTCCTGATATCGCTTCATGGACATTCTCTTCCGATGTCTGCAAGCATTGCGCAAACGCTGGATGCCTTGAAGCGTGTCCCACAGGTTCGATCGTGCGCACGGAATTCGGCGGTGTGTACGTCCAACCCGACATCTGCAATGGCTGTTCGTATTGCGTGGTGGCCTGTCCCTTTGGAGTGGTTCAACGCAATAAAGAAGACGGACGAGCATTCAAATGCACGTTCTGCTACGACCGGCAGAAAGTCGGACTCACTCCCGCCTGCGCGCACGCGTGTCCCACCGAGTCAATTAAGTTTGGCAGGCTGGATGATCTGCGAGCGGAGGCCGCAAGGCGTCTCGAAAAATTGCATGAAGAAGGAATGGAAGATGCGACGCTCTACGATCCCACAGAGACGAGCGTCGGCGGCATTCACGCGTTCTTCATCACGCGCGGCGATCCACGGCAATACAATCTGCCACCGCAGCCGGAGATTCCCACCATCTACGCTGAGCGCGGATGGAAATCGGCTGCGATCGGCGCAGGCGTGCTCGCAGTGGGAACGCTGCTGGCGTTTCTGGGAGGCCGGCAATGACCGATTCGGCACTTCCCTCTCGGCTGCAAGTCAGCGATCCCGACATTTCATTTCAGCGCCGCGAGCGTCGCCTCGAAGCCATCCGCACCGAGGCGTTGCGGACTGGTCGCGTGGAAGCAATCGGTGCGCGTCCTGGTGGTTCCCCAATTCCCATAGCCAGTGTTGAAACCGGCTACTACGGCATTCCCATGCTTAAAGAGCCGCAGTGGAGCTGGGAAATTCCTGTTTATTTCTTCGTTGGCGGAGCAGCCGGAGCCGCTGCCGTAATCGCTGAGTTTGCACAGATGACCGGAGCGGCAACGGAGCTCGTGAATGATGCACGAACGGTAGCGGCTATCGGCTCGATTCTTTCTCCGGCGCTCCTGGTTTCCGACCTGGGAGTCCCGTCGCGTTTCCTGAACATGCTGCGCGTCTTCAAAGTGCAGAGTCCGATGTCGGTCGGCGTTTACATCGTCAGCCTCTTTGGGCCGAGTGCTACTGCAGCCAAGATCGTCAACTGGGCTCGGCGCAATGGCTCCGGGACAATGCTCAAAATCATCGAAGGCGCTGCGGGACTATTCGCAGCTCTTGCCGGATTGGGAATGGCGACGTACACCGGCGTTCTCATCGGAGCAACAGCAATCCCAGTCTGGAACGAGAACATCGACACGCTGCCGACTCACTTCGCCCTTTCCGGGCTCGCCGCCGGAGTATCTGCAATTCAGCTCATGGGACATGAGGAAAGCCGCGCGCTCAATATCCTCGGAATCGCCGCGTCGGCAGGCGAAACGCTCGAAGGCGTGAAACTCGAAATGGAAAAGAAGCCCGCGAGCGAGGCAATCAAGAAAGGATTCAGCGGAGCGATCACGCGCCTCGGCGGCGTCCTCTCCGGGCCCCTTCCCCTCGCGCTGCGCCTTGCGGCAATTTTCACCAAGGACTCGCGCTCGAAGAACCTGGTGCGCGCAGCATCAGCCGCGAGCCTCGCTGGCTCGCTACTTACCCGCGTGGGATGGATTCGCGCCGGCCACTCATCTGCGCGCGATTACCGGCTGCCATTGAAGATTCCGGCTGGGACCTCCAAACTCGGAACGGCATACCGGGAGGCGGTTAGACCTGAGGCCGTGGTGGGAGGTCGGGCCGAAGTGAATTACGAGCGAGCGCTGTAGGCGGCCAAGTCGCCAGTGCAAAAGCCATTTCCTTGAACAGCGAATTTTGCAGCGAACTGAAAAATTAAGGGCGCAAAATCCTCGAATTCTGCCCAAAATCCGCAAATTTTCCCCTCCCACCAGGGAATTAACAGCGATACTAGGAGTTTTCCGCTTACTGATTTCCAATCAGCTACTTACAAAGATTGTTGCCAATACCTTCCCAATGATCAGGGAAAGGAACAGGGAATAATTGTCACAAATTGTGACTGTGAGCCTCTGCCGGTGTTTTCGTTGCTTCGGGATGAGTGTAAACCCCTGTTACGGTAGATTATGGTTGTATGTCTGCAAGCACAGTGTGAAGTGCTGATACTGCGATCAATTCTCATTCTCCTCTTGGTGTTGTCGAATTCCGGCGCAGCTCGAGCACAGAGCAAATGTAAGGAATTCAGTTTCACCGGCGAAGTAAAGGCTGGAGAGTCGTTCACACAGCCGCTGAGCACTGACCTCCTGTTCAAGGTCACGCCGCAGGAGACGAACGGCATTCACGGCTGGCACTTCGGAATCGGTCCAACGGTGCCCACCGCAGATGACCATGTGTTGGACTACATCTTCCTGGTCACGCCGCCCTATCACTTCCGGCACCCGACAGATCTGACTACCGATTACGGCGTCGCCGCGCAGGACGCCGTCAAACCGCGCCGAATCCAGTTTTGGTTCGTGCTTTCCCACGCGGACGCGAAAGTTGCCGGCGCCGCACTTGACCATGACCTATGGCCGCGGAACGACGAGGACGTGGCGAACCAAGGCAAGGTGCGCGAGAAGTTGCTAAAAGGCCGAGGTGAATTTGTGATACTCGACTCAAAGTTCACGCCCGGCGAAGTCGGAAAGAATGGGAATTGCGAGTGGCAATCCTGCGGCTCAATGCAATGGATGCGCTTTCGCGTGATGCTGGTCGTACCGCCGGCATTCACGATCGCATCAGGTCTGCGAAGAACTCCAGCATCCTGCCCCGGTCGGGGGGAGTGAAGAGCCCAGTTTTCTGCTGTGTGGCAATTGTTCACAGGTCACCATTTCACTCATTGAGTGATAATGCCTGATTTCAACAATTGACTTTCGGTTTACTCGGAATACGTGCACTCTGGGCGATGCGTAAGGTCGCTCCACCTGTCGAGGTTACCGTGCTGGCCAAGCCCACTTCGGACTCGTGAAGGGGTTTGCGCCCTCTAATGTGGTTTCGCCAAACGCCTTCTGAAGATGTAGGCGTGTGCAGATAGGTGCTGATGCCAGCGAGTCTATGAGGATGGACGCGTGCGAGACCACGATAATCTGCGTGTGAGAAGCTGCGGCGACAATCAGCCTGGCAAGGGCCGGTAACAGGTCCGGGGACAAGCTGGTTTCGGGTTCGTTGAGCACCATCAGCTGCGGTGGACGCGGCGTGAGAAGAGCAGCCGCCCACAAGAGATACCGCAGCGTTCCATCGGACAGTTCGGCTGCAGAGAGGGGGCGAAGCAGCCCATGCTGCTGCAACTGAAGTTCGAAGCGCCCATTCTGAACCTCTATGTAAAGTCGGCTACCCGGAAAGGCATCTTCGAGAGTCTTGGCGAGTGCTTCGTCAGACCTAATTTCGATAATCGTTTGTAACGCCGCTGCAAGGTTGCTGCCATCGTGATGTAGAACCGGTGTGAACGTGCCGATCTGAGAAGCTCTCGCCGGAGATTCAGTGTCTGTGCGGAAGTGATCATAGAATCGCCAGCCGCGAACGGCTTCACGAATTTCTAACATCTCCGGAGCACGTTGCGGATCCGCGACACTGGCAAGCATGCTGTCCGTATCGGCCAGATGCTGCGTCAGCATCACTGGCTCCTCATCTTTCATGGTTGCGAGCCAGACAAAGTTATTCCTTCGATCTACCAAGGCAGATGATTTTCGGTAAACCGGTCCGTGCCATACACATTCGCGCTTTATCCGAGGATCAAGCTCGAACATTGTAGGTGGCGGTGGTGGCGGCGGATATCCCAGATCGATGCTGTAGCCATATGTATCGCCACCAAAGCCGAGTTTAAGACTGGCCACGTTTCGTCGAGCAAGTCCCTCGACCGCATGTGTGCCTTGCCGAACGCTTCGCGCAATCGTCTCCGGACCTGCCCAGAAGGTAGAAGGCAGACCGCCTTCGCGGGCAAGAGACCCGAGGACGGCATTCTGAGCTACATCGGCCAGCAGACGCAGCGACCGATACACGCTGGATTTTCCGCTCCCATTTGCTCCAGTGATTACATTGAGTTGACCTAAAGGCAGGATTAGATTACGAAGCGACCGATAACCTTGAACAGCAACTGTGCGGATCACCACTGCAGAATAATCTACAGGCCATGGGGAAATCGTGGACTGGAGCTCAATTACCTCATACGTTGTCAAAGAAGTCCCGCCCATCGGCGGGACGCGTGGAAGTAGCCCGCCATGCAGCGAAGCGGAATGGCGGGTGAAACGACAAAACGGGATCGAGTCCGGCTTTCAGCCGGACGATTGAGAATTTCGGTTTTTGAGGCGGGAATGAGAATAACCCAAAATTCTCATTCGTCCGGCTGGAAGCCGGACTCGGCACGGTAACCACCATTGCCACCATTCCGCTTCGCTGCATGGGCTATTTTCGTTCGTCCCGCACAAAACGCGGGACTCGGAGTGTGGAGACATACAAGTCTGCAAGTGTCTACGCTAACGACAAAAATGTTCTATGGCTGTTTCAGAGTTAGTGTGCACAACAAGCAGACTCTGTCATGTTGAGCGGAGGAGGGTTCCCGCGCGTTTCCGGGGACCCGCCGAGCGCTGCAGTTGCGCTCGGTGGGT
It includes:
- a CDS encoding GNAT family protein, with the translated sequence MNLPTNAVVLKTSRLILRPLCRDDIPQILPLIGAREVAATTLRIPHPYTEEDALKFLEYSDSVWEKREGARFGIFLQESERLCGGIGLAAHLEHNRAELGYWIGVPFWGNGYCTEAAGEVLRFGFENLRLHRIDAGHFVNNPASGRILQKLGMKHEGRTREHIRKWGEYLDVEIYGLLAREYLKQRSTTL
- a CDS encoding MFS transporter, with the translated sequence MATLSTSPPQSRLAGAFRSLRHRNFQLFFAGQLISLIGTWMQSVAESWLVYRLTGSSLLLGTVAFCAQVPIFLLSPVAGAVVDRRNRHRIVIATQTTSMLLAFTLAMLTLSHVVRVWQIFVLASLLGFVNAFDIPARQAFIVEMVGKDDLMNAIALNSSMFNGARIIGPAIAGILVASIGEGWCFFGNSVSYIAVITGLLMMKVSPRELSRHTSALTAIKEGFQWVFNTKPIFFLLLLVGLVSLVGMPYAVLMPIFADRILHSGARGLGILMGFSGAGALIGALALAAKSGLKGLGTWVMASSACFGVFLAMFGFSRMFWVSAVLLIPVGMFMMVQMASTNTLIQSMVPDRLRGRVMSVYSMMMMGMAPLGALLAGGLSNRIGAPLTVAIGGFCSVLGSIWFGSRLPVLRGEARRLIIAQAYAGGDPPQEMTTVRED
- a CDS encoding phytanoyl-CoA dioxygenase family protein is translated as MIRDLSLDHKPVSNFLDQTSGDTARYRLSSDQLAFFRDHGYLSGVRILDDDQVETLRKELAELTDSSHPGHELFYEYHSNESGDPNTVLFHALGAWRITPGFHDQLWNPAFTVPASQLLEGPVRFWHDQLFCKPAHHGGVVAWHQDYSYWTRTQPLAHLTCWIGLDDSTRENGCLQYIPGSHRWPDLPITGLAGDMNAIEAVLTEEQKQQFRSPVAVELKQGEASFHHPRLVHGSFANHSSRSRRATVINVMRDGVCSATNEPLLTGVPVIPRGHKVEGQFFPLLLPGQN
- the fdh gene encoding formate dehydrogenase, which translates into the protein MLKDLLSNWPLVQQIKTGADGTGTEAMSERTRNLKPKFDGAQVARSVCPYCGVGCGQLAFHKNGKLISIEGDPESPISRGHLCPKGADSFELVTSPTRETKVKYRRPYSREWESLDLEQAMDMIADRLWKSREDTFEEEKEGHPVMQTKAIGHLGGATLDNEENYLIKKLFSGGLGMVCISNQARIUHSSTVPSLGTSFGRGGATTAQQDLANSDAILIMGSSMAENHPVGFQWVMEARKRGAKIIHVDPRFTRTSAMSDIWVPMRSGSDIAFLGGLIHYVLEQGKEFREYVVHYTNAATILRDDVKLPDDLDGVFSGWDEKEKKYSPETWLYKGEPAHSDATKPGHASAGGGHGKDRGGEAGDLTKHEIDPTLKNPMCVFNVLKRHFARYTPEFVERVCGVPKEQFLKVAHVFSNASGPDKTGAICYAVGWTQHSNGVQIIRTAAILQLLLGNIGRPGGGILALRGHASIQGSTDIPTLYDILPGYIPMPFWESDAHSLDQYVKRHRSKAGWWSNFEKYIVSLLKAWYGKAATKDNEFGFGWLPRVTGDHSESGYWLDMQDGKMEGLFVMGQNPAVGAANGRLQRTALSKLKWLVVRDFVETETASFWYDSQEIERGELKTEDIATEIFFLPAASHVEKEGSFTNTQRLLQFHEKAVEPPGACRSETWFMYHLGRRMKDKAKGSTRKRDAGLNALTWDYPTEGAIREPKVDAVICEINGYRTDKGELVREYTELQDDGSTACGCWIYSGVHPKPGHNISNMRKPHDYLGHGWGFSWPSDRRILYNRASARPDGKPWSERKKLVWWDQNKRQWTGEDVPDFKKDVAPDYRPDPGAEGMKAIAGDKPFIMHPDGVGWLWVSSGLKDGPLPTHYEPLEPVVKNELYPKHPHNPPAKKKERPDNAYGFPYDKRFPHVLTTYRLTEHHTAGGMSRTLSHLAELQPELFCEISPEMAQELGIEHGGYATIMSPRGIIEARVLVTPRMRPFMVEGRRVHQVGLPYHWGRRGIAVGDTVNDLLAISEEPNVRIMETKALICDIRPGRRPRGKAALDELHAKMKEAA
- a CDS encoding 4Fe-4S dicluster domain-containing protein; protein product: MSATTAFLTDSTLCIGCKACEVACKEWNDLGEDGLNWTGFSYDNTGAVGHSTWRHVKFVEHPPEIGHGGNSPDIASWTFSSDVCKHCANAGCLEACPTGSIVRTEFGGVYVQPDICNGCSYCVVACPFGVVQRNKEDGRAFKCTFCYDRQKVGLTPACAHACPTESIKFGRLDDLRAEAARRLEKLHEEGMEDATLYDPTETSVGGIHAFFITRGDPRQYNLPPQPEIPTIYAERGWKSAAIGAGVLAVGTLLAFLGGRQ
- the nrfD gene encoding NrfD/PsrC family molybdoenzyme membrane anchor subunit, which gives rise to MTDSALPSRLQVSDPDISFQRRERRLEAIRTEALRTGRVEAIGARPGGSPIPIASVETGYYGIPMLKEPQWSWEIPVYFFVGGAAGAAAVIAEFAQMTGAATELVNDARTVAAIGSILSPALLVSDLGVPSRFLNMLRVFKVQSPMSVGVYIVSLFGPSATAAKIVNWARRNGSGTMLKIIEGAAGLFAALAGLGMATYTGVLIGATAIPVWNENIDTLPTHFALSGLAAGVSAIQLMGHEESRALNILGIAASAGETLEGVKLEMEKKPASEAIKKGFSGAITRLGGVLSGPLPLALRLAAIFTKDSRSKNLVRAASAASLAGSLLTRVGWIRAGHSSARDYRLPLKIPAGTSKLGTAYREAVRPEAVVGGRAEVNYERAL
- a CDS encoding AAA family ATPase, giving the protein MIRTVAVQGYRSLRNLILPLGQLNVITGANGSGKSSVYRSLRLLADVAQNAVLGSLAREGGLPSTFWAGPETIARSVRQGTHAVEGLARRNVASLKLGFGGDTYGYSIDLGYPPPPPPPTMFELDPRIKRECVWHGPVYRKSSALVDRRNNFVWLATMKDEEPVMLTQHLADTDSMLASVADPQRAPEMLEIREAVRGWRFYDHFRTDTESPARASQIGTFTPVLHHDGSNLAAALQTIIEIRSDEALAKTLEDAFPGSRLYIEVQNGRFELQLQQHGLLRPLSAAELSDGTLRYLLWAAALLTPRPPQLMVLNEPETSLSPDLLPALARLIVAAASHTQIIVVSHASILIDSLASAPICTRLHLQKAFGETTLEGANPFTSPKWAWPAR